The DNA window GCAACCCGAGGTGCACATGCCACGCGCGTAGTTCTGGAACTTATTGTAGAAGTACGTGGTTCCATTCAGCGTGTAGCTCTTGCTGCCAAGGGAGCAATTGCCGACAGAAGTCACGTTATTGGGATCATCCGGTCCGGTTGGCTGGTACCCCGCAGCATAGGTTGCCGGTGTGCAGTTGTCGAAGGTGGCTGCGCCACGTGACTGGTTATCGGCGATCTGCCAGAGACGGCGGTTCTGGAACTGGAAGCCGATCTTCAGCGTGTGCTTGCCGAGAACGTCAGAGAGTGTATCGCCCACACTGATGACGTTTTCGTGACCACCCTGATCGCCCGAACCGTCACCCACGGACGCATATCCATTGATGGCAAAGGCTGCGCGACCATTCTGGCGGGGGGAGGAAAGCGCGGTCACATTTGTGAGGCCTTCAGCAGAAGCCCAGTTGCCGTTGGGGCCTGCGCTTTGCAGAACACCCAGCGTGATGTTGTAAAACTCGTTCCAGCCGATACGGACTTCATTCACGAGTTTGGAGGTGATGAGATACGTATCGCCGAGAACCGCGTTGCGACCAAGCAGCGGGTTCGAGGTGGAGCTTCCCGTTGCCGTGGGGCTGAGCTGGTTGGAATCGAAGTTAACGTAACGGCCGAACATGGAATGCTTCTGACTCCACGTCACGTCGCCGCGGACAGTGTACTGGTCGTAGTTGTCCTGGAATGGCAGCACAAGCGAGTAATTGGAATTGCCATTGACCGTCAAAGCATCGCTGTTCAGGACGGGATAGGTGGGGTTCAGTACCTGGGCGACCCTGTTGGTTACGGCGAATCCCGTGGGATTGCTGGCGGAGTATCCAACCTTGCCCCCCACGACGCCACTGTAGCCGCCGGTGGGTCCAGTGGAGCCTGGCAGGGCCGTGCTAACGCTGGTCCAGTTACCGGCGAGTTCACTCTGCGTGGGAAAGAGTGCCGTGTTCACTGTCTGGCGCTGTGACCGCTGGCCTTCGTATCCACCAAAGATGAAGAGTTTGTCCTTGATGACGGGGAAGCCGATTGTGCCGCCGAACTGATGACGGTAGAAGTCCGGCTTGGGGTTGAACTGCTGTGCGCCGTTGACCGTGGTGTAAGCCGGCGCGAAGTATGCGCGCGCATCAAACACGGCGTTACGAGCAAACTCATAAGCCGAGCCATGAATCTTGTTGGTACCGGACTTGGTCACCATGGAGACGACCGCCTGGCCCTGTCCGTACTCCGTGGAGAAGGTGGAACGCAGCAGGTTGAACTCCTGCAGGGTGTCCGTGTTGGGCTGCAGCGACATGTTGTTGAATCGCACGGAACGGACATATGTGCCGTCGAGCACGTAGTTTGTCGAGTTGCCACGACCGCCGTCGACCGTGATGTACAGCGAACGCGAACCCGTCTGGGCGGGTGCGCCGGTCTGGCCGGTCTGCGCGGGCGAAACACCCGGGGCCAGTGTGGCGAGCTGCAACACGTTACGGCCGTTCAGCGGAAGGTCGTTGATCTGCTTCTGATCGATAACCTGGCCGACGGTGGCTTCCTGCGTCTGGAGCTGCGGCGGAAGCGTGGTGACCTCAACCGTTTCGCTGGTGCCGCCAATCGCCAGCGTTACAGAACCATTGGCCGTCTGGCCGATCTGGATGTCCAGCGACGGGATGACGGAAGTCTTGAAGCCGTCTTTCTCCACGCGGATGCTGTAGTTCGACGGCGGAATGTTGGGAATGGACCAGTCGCCGGCGCTGTTCGACTTGGTGGTTCTTTCGGCCTTGGTGCCGTTGTTGATGAGATGGATGGTGGCTCCGGGAATTTTTGCACCGGTCGCGTCCGAAACGGTACCGGCAGCGTCTGTGGATGCAGATGCCTGGCCCCATGCGGAGGGTGCGCCCACGGAAAGCACGGCAACGGGTGCCGCCGCCAGCATAAAGGCGAATGCGCTGCGACGGAAGGTACGCAGAATGGCTTTGTGGGAGATGAGATTCAAGGTGGACTCTTCCGTCGTGCCGGAGTCCGGTGCGGGGACGCGGGGTCCTATGTTTTTGTGTGGTCCATGCATGGTGATGTTGGCCTCTCCGTTTGCAGCACTATGACAACGTTTGCGCGGATGGTTGGGTTACGCCCTGAGACGATTCAAAATCCGCGATATTTTTTCGCCGCTGGAACGCCGCCCGATGCACCTCTCCCACGGCAGCGCAGGAGGCTTTCAGTGCAAATAAACGGTGCTCTCTTCGACGGCGGGACTTATATCACACCGAAATGAAGAAAAGAAACATGCTTTTTTCACGTTTTTTAGCGAGGTTCTTCCATGCGAAACCTCTCCTGGCAGAAGCACCGGAGAAATGTGGTTGTTTTGTCGACAAAACCTCTGAATCGAATCAAATGGTTCAGGAGGTCAGACCAGCCAGTTTCAGAGGATAAGCACCGCGCGGACATCGTTCACGTTGGTCAGGGTGGGGCCGGTGATGACCAGATCGTGGAGGGTGGCGAAGAAGGAATAGCTGTCATGACGGCGTAGAAAATCCGCCGCCGTGGTCGATGCCTCCTTCGCGCGGGTGAGCGTGGCGGGGGTCACGATGGCGCCTGCGGCATCGTCTGATCCGTCGATGCCGTCCGTGTCGCCTGCGATAGCGTAGGTGCCGGGTGCGCCTTTCAGGGCGATGGCCAGCGAGAGCAGGAACTCAGTGTTTCTGCCGCCGCGGCCGGGCTTTTCGCGGCCCAGCGTCACCGTGGTTTCGCCGCCGGAGAGCAGCACCGCGGGTTTGGCGATGGGATGCCCGTAGTGGCGTACGGACGTGGCGATGCCTGCCATTACCGTGCCGAGTTGCGCACTCTCGCCTTCAAGGGCGTCGCCCAGGATCAATGGATTCCAGCCAAATTCCCGCGCTTTGGCAGCGGCAGCCTCCAAGGCTTGAAGCGGGGAGGCGATCATGCGGACGTCTGCTTCAAACTTTGCGGGGGCTTCTTCGCTCTGCGATTCCAGTACGCGCAGGACGCTGGCCGGGACTTCCATGTTGTATTCGCGGAGGATGCGCAGCGCGTCGGCAGCGGTGGTGGCGGAGGGGACGGTGGGGCCGGAGGCAATGATGGCCGGGTCGTCGCCGGGGACGTCGCTGATGACGAGCGTGACCACGCGGGCAGGTGCCGCGGCCTGGGCCAGTTTGCCGCCCTTGATGCGCGAGAGCGCCTTGCGCACGGTGTTCATGGCGTGGATGGGAGCGCCGGATGCCAGCAGCGCCGCGTTGACCGCCTGCTTGTCTGCGAGGGAAATGCCGTCGACGGGCAGCGTCAGCAAGGCCGATCCGCCACCGGAGATGAGCGCCAGAACGAGGTCGTCGGGCGAGAGATTCTGGACGGCGGCGAGGATGTCTTCTGCGGCGCGCATCCCGGCTGCGTCCGGTACGGGGTGCGACGCTTCCACGATGCGGATGTGGCGCGTGGGAACTGCGTGGCCGTAGCGCGTGACCACGACGCCTTGCATGGGGACGGTGGGCCATGCCTCCTCGACGGCTGCGGCCATCGCAGCCGAGGCTTTGCCTGCTCCTACGACGATACAGCGGCCTTTGGGTGGTTCGGGGAGGGAACGCGCGACGACGATGTGAGGGTTGGCGGCCGCTACAGCAGTGTCAAACAGGGTGCGAAGTTGCTGGCGGACGACGGCTTCCTGATGGGCAGGCATGACTCCATGATCCACTATCGTTTCGCGGAAAAGGCTGGGAGTTTGTATCGAAACGTTTTTGGGAGGATGATGGTATGGCCCGCGGGATGGCGTGCCTGCCGCCGCGAAAATTCCAGGAGGACCTCTACGATGTCCCTGCTGCACGATGACCGCCTTTTTCCGGCCGACCCGACCACTCGCTCCATTGCGCAACGCCTGTTTGCGACTGTGCGCAACCTGCCGATCGTAAGTCCGCACGGACATACGCAGGCCGGATGGTTTGCCACGAACGAGGCCTTCCCTGACCCAGCGAAGCTGTTCATCCAGCCGGATCATTATGTCCATCGGATGCTGTACAGCCAGGGCGTGAAGCTGGAAGACCTGGAGATTGGCAAGGCGGTCATTGAGAATCCGCGCAAGGTGTGGAAGATCTTCGCGGACCACTACTACCTGTTTCGCGGAACGCCTTCGCGTCTGTGGCTGGACTATGCGTTTCAGGAACACTTTGGCATGACGGAACGCCTGTCGCCGAAGACTGCGGACCTGTATTACGACACGATTGCAGAGAAGCTGCAGACACCGGAGTTCCGTCCGCGTGCGTTGTTTGAGAGCTTCAAGATTGATGTGCTGGCTACAACCGATTCTGCGATTGATCCGCTGACCGATATTCAAGCGCTGCGCAAGGGCGACTGGAAGGGGCGTATTGTTCCCACGTTCCGTCCGGATTCGGTTGTCGATCCGGAGTTTGCTGGCTTCCGCGAGAACATTGCCAGGCTGGGCGAGATTACCGGCGAGAACACGGAGACGTGGGAAGGTTATCTGAATGCGCTGCGCAATCGCCGTGCGTTCTTCCAGTCGCTGGGGGCAACGGCTACGGATCATGGGCATCCGACGGCACGGACTGCCGACCTTGAGCCGGAAGAGTGCGCGCAGCTTTTCGATGTGATTCTGAGCGGCGAAGCGGATGAGGATGATGAAGAAGTTTTCCGTGCGCAGATGCTGACGGAGATGGCGCGCATGAGTGTGGAAGATGGCCTGGTGATGCAGATCCATCCCGGCAGTATGCGCAACCACAACCAGGTAGTCTTCGAGAAGTTTGGCCGTGACATGGGCGCGGACATTCCCACCGCCACCGACTACGTGCATGCATTGCAGCCGATGCTGGACCTCTTCGGCAATGAGCCGAACCTGACGGTGATTCTGTTCACGCTGGATGAGACAGCCTTCAGCCGCGAGCTGGCGCCGCTGGCCGGGCACTATCCCGCGCTAAGACTGGGACCGCCGTGGTGGTTCCACGATAGCCCCGAAGGCATGATGCGTTTCCGCGAAACGGCCACGGAAACCGCAGGCTTCTACAACACGGTGGGTTTCAACGACGACACGCGCGCGTTCCTGAGTATTCCGGCGCGGCACGATGTGGCTCGCCGCATTGACTGCGCGTTCCTGGCGCGGCTGGTGGCGGAACATCGGATTGAAGAAGATGAAGCGTTTGAGCTGGCGCAGGACCTGACAGTGAACCTGGTGAAGAAGGCTTACCGGCTGTAGGGTTTTGTTGCTGTTGCAGGGCCCGGTTAATCCGGGCCCTTTTATCTGCTTTCTATCTATCGTCATCCTGAGCGTAGCGCAGCGAAGTCGAAGGACCTGCATTCTGTTGTGCCCTCTGCAATGCCTCATGGAGTGCAATCAACTCTTCACGCTTCCATTTATAAGGCTGCACCGGTTTTCCCAGGTTTTCCGCGAGATCGAGCCACGTTGGATTCAACGATTCAATAAGAGCGAGTTTCTTCTCGCGCCGCCATCCCTTGAGTTGTTTTTCCCGCGTAATGGCAGCCATCGGACCATCGTAGATTTCGTAATACACCAAGCGGGTGCAACGATAGTCCCTGCTGAAGCCTGCAAATAAACCCAGCTTATGTTCAGAGATGCGGCCATCCAGTTCTGTGGTCATGCCGATGTACAAAGTGCGACTTCGGCTGGCCATGATGTATATGTAGGCTTTTTTGGACATGGCTTCCCGAAACATTGTAGAGCGGCGAGAAGAATGCAGGTCCTTCGACTTCGCTGCGCTTCGCTCAGGATGACGATCTTTAGGGGTTTACAGTAAGGAGCTGGATTCGGAAGCGGTGCTCTCCGTCAGAAGCGTAGCGGCGTGGGAAGAATGCAGGTCCTTCGACTTCGCTGCGCTCCGCTCAGGATGACGATCTTTAGGGGAGGAGCTTCGCTGGGACGATCTTTGATCGTAGGATCGCGTGTTGCGCGATGCGCAGGTTAGCTGCGTGAAGCTGCGGTGCCTGTTTTGGATTTTGCCGGGTGGCGATTCCTTGACCTGGGAGGTTTTTCGTCGTCGGCTTCTGCGCTGGTCAGATGCTTTTCCATGGCAGCACGCGAAGTCCGTGGGTTGCCGCTGCGAATGGCTCGATAAATGTCACGATGGAATTTTGTGGTGACGGCCAGATCCGCAATCTGCTCGGTGGCGGAATGACGCACCTCGTACAGCGCCCCGGTGAGGCTTTCCATGATGGCCGCCAGAATGGAATTGCCTGCGGCCTGGGCCACGATGCGATGAAAACGCACATCATGGATGAGGTACTCCTGCGGCTGGTCGATGGAGGCTTCCATCTCTTCCAGCTCTTCTGCCATCTGTTGCAGGTGGCGTTCGGTGGTGCGTTCCGCGGCCAGAGAGGCGATGTGTCCCTCAAGGATGCGTCGTGCTTCAAAGAGCTGGTGCATGTCGTATCCGTGCAGGGCATCGAGAAATGGCAGCGAGGCTGCGCCGAACTGCGTTGGCGACTCTGAGATGAACGCGCCTACGCCATGCCGCACCTGCAGCAGCCCCATTGCCGCGAGATAGCCCAGGCCGGAGCGGAGGCTGGAACGGCTGATGCCGAGGGTAGTGGCAAACTCGCGTTCGGGTGGCAGCTTGTCGCCGGGTTTCCAGGTGCCGTCCTGCAGCGCCTCGCGGATGCGTTCCACCACTCGCATGGCGATCTGGCGGTCGGCGGCTGGGGGACGGGAAACGGCGTTTGACATGGTCAGACCCCATTCTGCACACAGAACGGAGCATTGGGAAGCCGAATGTGTTCAAAACGTTTGACAGCCGCTCTTTGGCAGGCGTACACATACAGAGTGGTCAGACCACTTACGGCCTGCTATCTTTATCGAAGCGTTTTTATGAAGGGCGTGCCAACGGTACGCCATTGGCTGTAAGCTTGTCCGGCATACCTGAACGCCCTTTTTCGGAGCGCGAGTGAGCCCCTTGGAACCGACTGCAGACCTGTCGCCCGGCCAACGCCGGACGCACGTGGGGAATGTCCGCTGGACAATCTGCGCCATGCTGTTTGTGGCAACCACCATCAACTATATGGACCGGCAGGTCCTCAGCATTCTTAAACCCACGCTCCAGCACAGTATTGGACTGAGCGAAGAGGGGTATGGCAACGTGATCGCCATGTTCCAGGTGGCGTATGCCATTGGGCTGCTGGGTGTGGGACGCCTGATTGACAAGGTGGGAACGCGACTGGGCTACAGCATTGTGATGGCAGTGTGGAGCCTGGCCGCGCTGGCGCATGCTTTTGTCAGCACGGTTACGGGCTTCGGCATTGCGCGTGTGGCGCTTGGCCTGGGAGAGTCTGGTAATTTCCCTGCTGCGATCAAGACGGTTGCCGATTGGTTTCCGCGCAGCGAACGTTCGCTGGCCACCGGCATCTTCAATGCAGGTGCGACGGCGGGCGCGATCATCTGCCCGCTGACGATTCCGTGGATCACCATTCATTACGGCTGGCATGCCGCATTTCTCTTCACGGGATTGGTTGGTTTGCCGTGGATCATCTGGTGGTCCGTCTACTATCGCAAGCCCAAAGATCACCCGACGCTGACGGGTGAAGAGCTGCGCCACATTTACGAAGAAAACGCCGCGCAGATGGATGCGGCGAACATTCCGTGGCTGAAGCTGCTGACCTATCGCCAGACATGGGGCATTGTGCTGGGCAAGGGCCTGACGGACCCCATCTGGTGGTTTTATCTGTTCTGGATTCCGGGCTATCTGGATAGCCGCTTTCACGTGGACCTGAAGAACCTTGGTTTGCCCATCATGGTGGTGTACCTGACATCGACTGTGGGCGGCATCCTGGGTGGGTGGCTGCCAGCGCTGTTTGAACGCTTTGGACTGCATGGCGCGAAGGCACGCTACGGCACGATGTTCTTCTGCGCCCTGTTCTCGTTGCCGATGCTGTACATCCATCATGTGAATGACATGTGGACGGCCGTGGCGCTGTTGAGCCTGGCAACTGCTGGTCACCAGGGTTGGAGCGCGAATGTGTACACCTGTGCCTCTGACGTTTTCCCGAACAGCGTTGTTGGTTCCGTGGTTGGTTTGGCAGGGATGGTGGGTTCGGTGCTTGGAACGCTGCTGTCCGTCTCCGCGGGCCGCATTTTGCAGCTGACCGGCAGCTACAACACACTGTTTATCCTTGCGGGCTCCATCTACATGGTTGCGTTTGTGTGCCTGCAGATTTTTGCGCCCGGCCTGCGCCGAGCGGATGTTCCCGTTACACACGAGAGGTTGGAAGCATGAAACATCCTTTGAGTCTTGAGGGCCGCGTGGCGGTCGTAATTGGTGGAACGAGCGGCATTGGCCGCGCCATGGCAATTGGTCTGGCACAGGCTGGTGCGGATGTGGTGAGCACCGGTCGCCGCGCAGAGCAGGTGAATGAGGTTGCCGCAGAGATTGAAGCGCTGGGCCGCAAGACTGTGCGACAGACGTGCGATCAGACCGACCGCGCACAGATTGAAGCTCTGCTGGCTGCTGTGCTGAAGGAGTTTGGCAAGGTCGACATCCTGATTAACTCCGCTGGCATCATCAAGCGGCAACCCACGCTGACGTATCCGGAAGCCGAGTGGCAGCAGATTATGGACACCAACCTGACCGGGATGCTGCGTAGTTGCCAGGTGTTTGGCAAGCAGATGATCGAGCAGAAGTATGGCCGCATTATCAACATTGCTTCGCTGAACAGCTTTGTGGCTCTGAACGAAGTGGCGGGCTATGCCGCCAGCAAGGCCGCGGTGCTTTCGCTGACACGCTCGCTGGCGGTGGAGTGGTCAAAGCATGGCCTGACGATCAACGGTATTGCACCGGGCGTCTTCCGCACGGAACTGAACGCAGCGTTGCTGGACGGTTCACCGCGCGGACAGGAACTGCGTATGCGTTGCCCGATGGATCGCTTTGGCAAGACGGAAGAGCTTGTGGGTGCGGCGATTTATCTGGCAAGCGACTCTGCCAGCTTCACCAATGGACACACGATTGTGGTGGATGGTGGATTCCTGGCCAGTGGTGTGAATCAGTAACAAACTTAACGATTGGCCATTGGCCTTTCGTCATGACACGTGCACCTTTTTCGGAACAAAGCGCAGACAGCATACGCGCCGACAACAAGAGCTGACAGCTTGGAAAGCTGAGTAGCCAAGGAGGTATCCCAATGCAGCTCCCTAAATTTTCGCTCGGTATGGGCGACCGCTTCGCGCATCAGGCAAAGGCACAGTTGCAGGCATGCATCATGGCTGCTGAGGCCGGTGCAGACATTACGCCCGTGTGGAACAAGTCGAACCGCGAGCACCTGATCATTGGTTCGGAACCCAGCCAGACGCGCGCTGCAATTGACGTTGCCGTGAAGGAACTGGGATGGACGAAGCCCTACTTCGCGGATGCGGACCATATCAACCTGAAGACCTATGAGCGTTTCGTTGCGCCGTGCGATTTCTTCACGCTGGATGTGGCAGACAACATTGGCCAGAAGAGCGATGAGAACGAGATTGCGCAGTTTGTGGAGCGCCATCCGGAACTGATTGGCGAGATCACCATTCCGGGCATTGAGAAGCCGTTCTCGCTGGATAAGGGATTCGTTGAGAAGACTGCGAAGACCTTTCTTGCTGCTGTGCAGGAAGCTGCTGCTATCTACAAGGCAGTCGTAGCGGAGAAGGGCTCTGAGGATTTCGTCGCGGAAATCTCGATGGATGAAACGGACAATCCACAGACGCCGCCGGAGTTGTTGATTATCCTGGCCGCGATTGCGGATGAGAAGCTGCCGATTCAGACGATTGCACCGAAGTTCACGGGCCGCTTCAACAAGGGCGTGGATTACGTGGGCAATGTGGCGCAGTTTGAAAAGGAATTCCGCGAAGACATTGCCACCATTGCGTATGCGGTGAAGGCCTATGGCCTGCCTGCGAACCTGAAGCTGAGCGTTCACTCCGGCTCAGACAAATTCAGCATCTACGAACCGATTCGCAAGGCACTGAAGGATACCGGCGCGGGCGTTCACGTGAAGACTGCCGGCACCACATGGCTGGAAGAATTGATCGGGCTTGCGGAAGCAGGCGGCGATGCTCTGGCTCTTGCAAAAGAAGTGTACGCAGAAGCATTTGCGCATGCGGAAGAACTCTGCGCTCCGTATGCCACTGTGATCGACATTGATATGCCGAAGCTGCCGAAGCCGGATGCCGTGAACGCGTGGACGAGCGAGCAGTATGTACGCGCACTGCGGCATGACGAGAAGGACCCGCAGTACGATCCGAATTTTCGCCAGCTTCTGCATGTTGGCTTCAAAGTGGCAGCGAAAATGGGCAATCGCTACATTGATGCGCTGGAGACAAACGAGGAAGTTGTGGCTCGTAATGTGACCACGAACCTTTTCGACCGTCACATCAAGCATCTGTTCCTGGGGTAGAGGGAACCTCCTTCTTCGGCATTTCGTATTGCTGAAGAAAGATTCGTTTTTGCAGTGGCTCGGCTTTACCGGGCCTTCTCAATCAGTTTGGAAGGGCGGCATTCGCCGCTGAAGGAAGAACATCGTGGCCTGGTTTACCGTACAAGCACCGCACGTCTCGGACACACAGATCAAGGAAGCCTGCGACCGCCTTCTGAGTGAAGCGCGCACACGCATCAACAAGGACCTGAAGCGCGTCCTGCTGCTGCCACCCGATCTGACCCGCGCGCACTCCGGCGCTGGCTGGATCACGGAATACCTCTACAACGCGCTACCCGATGCGCATGTGGAAGTGATCCCGACGCTGGGCCAGCATGTACCGCACACCGAAGCGGAGAACAAATGGATGTTCGGATCAATTCCGAATGACCGTATCTTTCCGCATGACTGGCGCAACGGCGTGACCAAGGTTGCAAACATTCCTGCTGCGATGGTGAAGGACACTACCGATGGCGCGGCGGATTGGGATATTCCTGTTGATCTGAACAGCAAGCTCATCGACGAGCAATGGGACCTGATCATCAACGTGGGCCACGTGGTGCCGCATGAAGTGCTTGGCTTCGCGAACCATAACAAGAACTACTACATCGGCCTGGGCGGCAAGGACACCATCTGCGCGTCGCACATTGCGGCGGCGGTGTATGGCATTGAGAACAATCTTGGCTGCCTGATTACGCCGTTGCGCGCCTGCTACAACTGGAGCGAGAACGAGCACCTGCAGAACCTTCCCGATGTGTATCTGCAGATTGTGATGCAGCGCGATGCGAACAATAAGCTGGTGACCAGCGGCATCTTTGTGGGCGACGATCTGGA is part of the Terriglobus sp. RCC_193 genome and encodes:
- the uxaC gene encoding glucuronate isomerase, whose translation is MSLLHDDRLFPADPTTRSIAQRLFATVRNLPIVSPHGHTQAGWFATNEAFPDPAKLFIQPDHYVHRMLYSQGVKLEDLEIGKAVIENPRKVWKIFADHYYLFRGTPSRLWLDYAFQEHFGMTERLSPKTADLYYDTIAEKLQTPEFRPRALFESFKIDVLATTDSAIDPLTDIQALRKGDWKGRIVPTFRPDSVVDPEFAGFRENIARLGEITGENTETWEGYLNALRNRRAFFQSLGATATDHGHPTARTADLEPEECAQLFDVILSGEADEDDEEVFRAQMLTEMARMSVEDGLVMQIHPGSMRNHNQVVFEKFGRDMGADIPTATDYVHALQPMLDLFGNEPNLTVILFTLDETAFSRELAPLAGHYPALRLGPPWWFHDSPEGMMRFRETATETAGFYNTVGFNDDTRAFLSIPARHDVARRIDCAFLARLVAEHRIEEDEAFELAQDLTVNLVKKAYRL
- a CDS encoding MFS transporter encodes the protein MSPLEPTADLSPGQRRTHVGNVRWTICAMLFVATTINYMDRQVLSILKPTLQHSIGLSEEGYGNVIAMFQVAYAIGLLGVGRLIDKVGTRLGYSIVMAVWSLAALAHAFVSTVTGFGIARVALGLGESGNFPAAIKTVADWFPRSERSLATGIFNAGATAGAIICPLTIPWITIHYGWHAAFLFTGLVGLPWIIWWSVYYRKPKDHPTLTGEELRHIYEENAAQMDAANIPWLKLLTYRQTWGIVLGKGLTDPIWWFYLFWIPGYLDSRFHVDLKNLGLPIMVVYLTSTVGGILGGWLPALFERFGLHGAKARYGTMFFCALFSLPMLYIHHVNDMWTAVALLSLATAGHQGWSANVYTCASDVFPNSVVGSVVGLAGMVGSVLGTLLSVSAGRILQLTGSYNTLFILAGSIYMVAFVCLQIFAPGLRRADVPVTHERLEA
- a CDS encoding GIY-YIG nuclease family protein, encoding MFREAMSKKAYIYIMASRSRTLYIGMTTELDGRISEHKLGLFAGFSRDYRCTRLVYYEIYDGPMAAITREKQLKGWRREKKLALIESLNPTWLDLAENLGKPVQPYKWKREELIALHEALQRAQQNAGPSTSLRYAQDDDR
- a CDS encoding tagaturonate epimerase family protein, with protein sequence MQLPKFSLGMGDRFAHQAKAQLQACIMAAEAGADITPVWNKSNREHLIIGSEPSQTRAAIDVAVKELGWTKPYFADADHINLKTYERFVAPCDFFTLDVADNIGQKSDENEIAQFVERHPELIGEITIPGIEKPFSLDKGFVEKTAKTFLAAVQEAAAIYKAVVAEKGSEDFVAEISMDETDNPQTPPELLIILAAIADEKLPIQTIAPKFTGRFNKGVDYVGNVAQFEKEFREDIATIAYAVKAYGLPANLKLSVHSGSDKFSIYEPIRKALKDTGAGVHVKTAGTTWLEELIGLAEAGGDALALAKEVYAEAFAHAEELCAPYATVIDIDMPKLPKPDAVNAWTSEQYVRALRHDEKDPQYDPNFRQLLHVGFKVAAKMGNRYIDALETNEEVVARNVTTNLFDRHIKHLFLG
- a CDS encoding SDR family NAD(P)-dependent oxidoreductase is translated as MKHPLSLEGRVAVVIGGTSGIGRAMAIGLAQAGADVVSTGRRAEQVNEVAAEIEALGRKTVRQTCDQTDRAQIEALLAAVLKEFGKVDILINSAGIIKRQPTLTYPEAEWQQIMDTNLTGMLRSCQVFGKQMIEQKYGRIINIASLNSFVALNEVAGYAASKAAVLSLTRSLAVEWSKHGLTINGIAPGVFRTELNAALLDGSPRGQELRMRCPMDRFGKTEELVGAAIYLASDSASFTNGHTIVVDGGFLASGVNQ
- a CDS encoding lactate racemase domain-containing protein; its protein translation is MAWFTVQAPHVSDTQIKEACDRLLSEARTRINKDLKRVLLLPPDLTRAHSGAGWITEYLYNALPDAHVEVIPTLGQHVPHTEAENKWMFGSIPNDRIFPHDWRNGVTKVANIPAAMVKDTTDGAADWDIPVDLNSKLIDEQWDLIINVGHVVPHEVLGFANHNKNYYIGLGGKDTICASHIAAAVYGIENNLGCLITPLRACYNWSENEHLQNLPDVYLQIVMQRDANNKLVTSGIFVGDDLDTYLQAAKQSREQNITLFDKPIKKVVAVMQADEFRATWVANKAVYRTRMAIADGGELLIIAPGVERFGEQPEVDALIRKYGYKGTPRTLALYKTEADMQEIPHGVAHLIHGSSEGRFHITYAPGHLTKEEIEQVGYGYADCEEMQKRYDPAVMKEGWNTMPDGEEVFYISTPSAGLWATKEKLDNPSRKDLSKGL
- a CDS encoding FadR/GntR family transcriptional regulator, with product MSNAVSRPPAADRQIAMRVVERIREALQDGTWKPGDKLPPEREFATTLGISRSSLRSGLGYLAAMGLLQVRHGVGAFISESPTQFGAASLPFLDALHGYDMHQLFEARRILEGHIASLAAERTTERHLQQMAEELEEMEASIDQPQEYLIHDVRFHRIVAQAAGNSILAAIMESLTGALYEVRHSATEQIADLAVTTKFHRDIYRAIRSGNPRTSRAAMEKHLTSAEADDEKPPRSRNRHPAKSKTGTAASRS
- a CDS encoding TonB-dependent receptor domain-containing protein: MNLISHKAILRTFRRSAFAFMLAAAPVAVLSVGAPSAWGQASASTDAAGTVSDATGAKIPGATIHLINNGTKAERTTKSNSAGDWSIPNIPPSNYSIRVEKDGFKTSVIPSLDIQIGQTANGSVTLAIGGTSETVEVTTLPPQLQTQEATVGQVIDQKQINDLPLNGRNVLQLATLAPGVSPAQTGQTGAPAQTGSRSLYITVDGGRGNSTNYVLDGTYVRSVRFNNMSLQPNTDTLQEFNLLRSTFSTEYGQGQAVVSMVTKSGTNKIHGSAYEFARNAVFDARAYFAPAYTTVNGAQQFNPKPDFYRHQFGGTIGFPVIKDKLFIFGGYEGQRSQRQTVNTALFPTQSELAGNWTSVSTALPGSTGPTGGYSGVVGGKVGYSASNPTGFAVTNRVAQVLNPTYPVLNSDALTVNGNSNYSLVLPFQDNYDQYTVRGDVTWSQKHSMFGRYVNFDSNQLSPTATGSSTSNPLLGRNAVLGDTYLITSKLVNEVRIGWNEFYNITLGVLQSAGPNGNWASAEGLTNVTALSSPRQNGRAAFAINGYASVGDGSGDQGGHENVISVGDTLSDVLGKHTLKIGFQFQNRRLWQIADNQSRGAATFDNCTPATYAAGYQPTGPDDPNNVTSVGNCSLGSKSYTLNGTTYFYNKFQNYARGMCTSGCNGNAGTTLGHYRDNTYGAFVSDTWTLTRKLTANLGLRWEYNQPFHEQNQLEGSLDPGTGKITFTKIPSVIPAAYLPYIDTTRTYQPGIINPFKKGFMPRVGLAYEARPGTVVRAGYGIYFDNLNTNELQFTRYAAPLYYQQSFNNVFTNQLYPDPTTSTVLPAPFSIFPTNKQPLTQEWNVSLQQDLGHGVMLEMAYTGSNSHHMWKRYDQNMYIQYPYAIPTNLTVRPFPQFGAGILTSSTLGSANFNGGSIKIEQRTKHGLYYLGSYQWSKNLDNISGEAGANDSSYATTTSFDHSYSNFDTRNRAVISGGYELPFGKGKAFLQGKVGNAILGGWSLQPAVQLRTGYPFNVSGSGCSFANYIGCRVFLAPGRSVASSYKGSDRGISNWFDPTAFSQSPTAATFTGTPGNYVSLARPIPNLQGWVTRNVGRGPGTAAFDFSGIKNFAITQRFRMQIRAEAYNILNHPIFSNPSGALGSPTAVGKITGTSADQRSLQFAAKLLF
- a CDS encoding glycerate kinase; amino-acid sequence: MPAHQEAVVRQQLRTLFDTAVAAANPHIVVARSLPEPPKGRCIVVGAGKASAAMAAAVEEAWPTVPMQGVVVTRYGHAVPTRHIRIVEASHPVPDAAGMRAAEDILAAVQNLSPDDLVLALISGGGSALLTLPVDGISLADKQAVNAALLASGAPIHAMNTVRKALSRIKGGKLAQAAAPARVVTLVISDVPGDDPAIIASGPTVPSATTAADALRILREYNMEVPASVLRVLESQSEEAPAKFEADVRMIASPLQALEAAAAKAREFGWNPLILGDALEGESAQLGTVMAGIATSVRHYGHPIAKPAVLLSGGETTVTLGREKPGRGGRNTEFLLSLAIALKGAPGTYAIAGDTDGIDGSDDAAGAIVTPATLTRAKEASTTAADFLRRHDSYSFFATLHDLVITGPTLTNVNDVRAVLIL